A single Cytophagia bacterium CHB2 DNA region contains:
- a CDS encoding phosphatidylserine decarboxylase family protein — protein sequence MHREGYTIVLALAITALLLTLIYRTLGGGFILRSLSVLCWAATAMSVFFFRDPERTTPGDLGLVVSPADGTVIGIDEVDEPQFLGGRARRVSIFLSVFNVHVNRVPVEGTVKFLQYHRGQFHVASLPKASSDNEQSVIGIESPWGKVLFKQIAGLIARRIVYDLREGLQVQRGERFGIIKFGSRMEVYLPLNTEVKVRLKEKVRAGESIIGEFKNAT from the coding sequence ATGCATCGCGAAGGTTATACAATTGTCTTGGCGCTGGCAATTACTGCCTTGCTTCTGACGCTCATTTATCGTACACTCGGCGGCGGTTTCATCCTGCGCAGCTTAAGTGTGCTCTGTTGGGCAGCGACGGCCATGTCTGTGTTCTTCTTTCGTGATCCGGAGCGCACCACACCGGGCGACCTGGGTCTTGTCGTGTCGCCGGCGGATGGCACAGTCATCGGCATCGATGAAGTCGATGAACCGCAATTTCTCGGCGGCCGTGCGCGCCGCGTCAGCATTTTCCTATCCGTCTTCAACGTGCATGTCAATCGCGTGCCGGTGGAGGGCACGGTAAAATTTCTGCAGTACCATCGCGGGCAATTTCATGTCGCCTCATTGCCCAAAGCCTCCAGCGATAACGAGCAATCCGTCATCGGAATCGAATCGCCGTGGGGTAAGGTGTTGTTCAAACAAATCGCCGGACTTATCGCGCGCCGCATCGTGTACGATCTGCGCGAAGGATTACAGGTGCAGCGCGGCGAGCGTTTCGGTATTATCAAATTCGGCTCACGGATGGAAGTGTATCTCCCTCTCAACACGGAAGTCAAAGTCCGGCTTAAAGAAAAAGTGCGGGCCGGGGAGAGCATCATAGGAGAATTCAAAAATGCTACGTAA